A stretch of Tigriopus californicus strain San Diego chromosome 11, Tcal_SD_v2.1, whole genome shotgun sequence DNA encodes these proteins:
- the LOC131890980 gene encoding DAZ-associated protein 1-like — protein MTHSPHMGGHGLPNGPPPPRIQGKKHRHNDDEQGKLFVGGLSWDTTQDTLLSYFGRFGEVIDCVVMKNTETGRSRGFGFVTFADPTNIDAVLASVPHSLDGRTIDPKACNPRSMQKPKKSNVAQYYPKVFLGGLPPNITETEIQSFFMRYGNVIEVVIMYDQEKKKSRGFGFLSFADEAACSKAVADHYVMIQNKQVEVKRAEPRTNQGGHDDMDGGGHKMPAMDQWGMAQPISPTPNGHGPGGIQPPNYAGWGPPPVGAPHPAPPSTAYPAQYASPHPSQHRPQHPQAHQPPHPPQWGGPKPQPPPQQPGAPPPHWGAAPAQYGQPPAVSAPASHVPHHPHYQPRGPPAAVGPPPTPPQTVTTYWPGPPTANARPPPMGPPHLHPDPYGHNPPSAVPEYHPAPFQSRPQTQPNAVGPPPSAYPTAYQYALKPAHPSAQAPPPGPGYPSSTVHEFYPHAPSPSGSYTQPDLSGSLGPQRGGAIYAAQPSPYHPYRRNV, from the exons ATGACTCACAGTCCTCATATGGGTGGGCACGGTCTGCCCAATGGACCGCCTCCTCCCAGGATCCAAGGGAAAAAGCACCGACACAACGACGATGAGCAGGGCAAACTCTTTGTCGGTGGACTCAG CTGGGATACCACTCAAGACACGCTCTTGTCCTACTTTGGGCGTTTTGGCGAGGTCATTGATTGCGTGGTCATGAAGAACACGGAGACGGGACGCTCCCGCGGCTTTGGATTTGTGACCTTTGCGGATCCCACCAATATTGACGCCGTTCTGGCCAGTGTGCCGCATTCGCTGGACGGTCGCACCATTGACCCCAAGGCTTGCAATCCGCGGAGTATGCAGAAACCAAAGAAGTCCAATGTGGCTCAATACTACCCCAAG GTGTTTTTGGGCGGGTTACCCCCCAACATCACGGAGACCGAGATCCAAAGTTTCTTCATGCGTTATGGGAATGTGATCGAAGTGGTGATTATGTACGaccaagagaagaagaagagccgCGGGTTCGGGTTCTTGAGCTTTGCCGACGAAGCCGCTTGCAGCAAAGCCGTGGCCGACCACTACGTCATGATCCAGAACAAGCAGGTCGAGGTCAAACGAGCCGAGCCACGGACCAACCAAGGGGGTCACGACGACATGGATGGAGGCGGGCACAAAATGCCGGCCATGGATCAATGGGGCATGGCCCAGCCCATTAGTCCCACACCCAATGGCCATGGGCCAGGGGGTATTCAGCCTCCCAATTATGCTGGGTGGGGGCCGCCGCCCGTGGGTGCACCCCATCCGGCCCCCCCTTCGACGGCCTACCCCGCTCAATATGCTAGCCCGCATCCAAGTCAGCATCGACCTCAGCACCCCCAGGCTCATCAACCGCCTCATCCCCCACAATGGGGTGGTCCCAAGCCCCAACCGCCACCCCAACAGCCCGGCGCGCCCCCGCCTCATTGGGGAGCGGCTCCGGCCCAATATGGGCAGCCACCCGCCGTCTCGGCGCCCGCCTCACACGTGCCACATCACCCCCACTACCAGCCTCGGGGTCCGCCGGCGGCGGTGGGTCCGCCCCCCACTCCCCCGCAAACCGTGACCACCTACTGGCCGGGACCACCCACGGCCAATGCCCGGCCACCCCCCATGGGACCGCCTCACCTACATCCGGATCCGTACGGTCACAATCCGCCGTCGGCCGTGCCTGAGTATCATCCCGCCCCGTTTCAATCTCGACCTCAGACTCAGCCCAACGCCGTGGGGCCCCCGCCCTCCGCCTACCCAACGGCTTATCAATACGCCCTCAAGCCCGCCCACCCCAGTGCTCAAGCACCGCCGCCCGGTCCGGGCTACCCGAGCTCCACGGTGCACGAGTTTTACCCGCATGCACCCAGCCCGAGTGGGTCGTACACGCAGCCGGATTTGAGCGGTAGTCTGGGGCCGCAACGAGGCGGGGCCATTTACGCGGCCCAACCCTCGCCGTACCATCCGTATCGGCGAAACGTTTGA